The following proteins are encoded in a genomic region of Corylus avellana chromosome ca4, CavTom2PMs-1.0:
- the LOC132178852 gene encoding probable NAD(P)H dehydrogenase subunit CRR3, chloroplastic produces the protein MYCLSCVSITKPLALASLPTNDSPPPTTIQTNPIKPLMHTTKPITSLPKKQQQQQNKRQRPSIAEIERAIGAGRYRDIDASELKEEEVANFDFMSMSFTGKFEGPVEKKLRETGEWLVTSTESRFRASGKKIFMFVFQWMLPIWTLSLLMASGVIKLPFSTPILDDLLM, from the exons ATGTATTGCTTATCCTGCGTTTCCATAACCAAACCTCTAGCTCTTGCCTCTCTCCCCACTAATGACTCTCCTCCTCCGACGACGATCCAAACAAATCCCATTAAACCTCTCATGCACACAACAAAACCCATAACGTCTCTACCAAaaaagcagcagcagcagcagaacAAACGACAACGGCCCTCCATCGCCGAAATAGAAAGAGCTATCGGTGCCGGAAGGTACCGCGACATTGATGCCAG TGAAttgaaggaagaagaagtggCCAACTTCGACTTCATGTCGATGAGTTTTACTGGAAAGTTTGAAGGGCCGGTCGAGAAGAAGCTCCGTGAGACGGGAGAGTGGCTAGTCACTTCCACCGAGAGCAGGTTTCGAGCCTCTG GGAAAAAGATTTTCATGTTTGTATTTCAATGGATGCTACCAATTTGGACTTTGTCTCTCCTTATGGCCTCTGGGGTTATCAAGCTACCGTTCAGTACCCCAATTCTGGATGACCTGCTGATGTGA